A single region of the Peromyscus eremicus unplaced genomic scaffold, PerEre_H2_v1 PerEre#2#unplaced_3376, whole genome shotgun sequence genome encodes:
- the Gpr146 gene encoding probable G-protein coupled receptor 146, translated as MWSCGPLNSTAWGEEPLCRNLRLGLWVLSLLYLGAGVPVGLGYNALLVLANLTSKNSMTMPDVYFVNMAVAGLVLTALAPAYLLGPAHSRWALWSLSSEAHVTLLILFNVASLVTMYSTALLSLDYYIERALPRTYMASVYNTRHVCGFVWGGAVLTSFSSLLFYICSHVSSRIAECARMQNTEAADAILVLIGYVVPGLAVLYALALISRIGKEDTPLDQDTSRLDPSVHRLLVATVCTQFGLWTPYYLSLGHTVLASRGRTVEGHYLGILQVAKDLAKFLAFSSSSVTPLLYRYINKAFPSKLRRLVKKMHCGHRHCSPDPAGIQQVMAQA; from the coding sequence ATGTGGAGCTGTGGCCCACTCAACAGCACAGCGTGGGGTGAGGAGCCGCTGTGCCGGAACCTGCGCCTGGGGCTGTGGGTCCTCTCGCTGCTCTACCTGGGGGCAGGTGTCCCCGTGGGCTTGGGCTACAATGCCCTGCTGGTGCTGGCCAACCTGACCAGTAAGAACAGCATGACCATGCCAGATGTGTACTTCGTGAACATGGCTGTGGCGGGGCTGGTGCTCACGGCGCTGGCCCCTGCGTACCTGCTGGGCCCCGCCCACTCCAGGTGGGCCCTGTGGAGCCTCAGCAGTGAGGCCCACGTGACACTGCTCATCCTGTTCAACGTGGCTTCCCTGGTGACCATGTACTCTACAGCACTGCTGAGCCTTGACTACTACATTGAGCGTGCCCTGCCACGCACCTACATGGCCAGTGTGTACAACACCCGGCACGTGTGCGGCTTCGTCTGGGGAGGGGCGGTGCTCACCAGCTTCTCCTCCCTGCTCTTCTACATCTGCAGCCATGTGTCTTCTCGCATTGCCGAGTGTGCCCGGATGCAGAACACAGAGGCTGCTGACGCCATCCTGGTGCTCATCGGCTATGTGGTGCCAGGCCTGGCCGTGTTGTATGCGCTGGCGCTCATCTCAAGGATTGGGAAGGAAGACACGCCCCTGGACCAGGACACCAGCAGGCTGGACCCCTCAGTGCACAGGCTGCTGGTGGCCACCGTGTGCACACAGTTTGGGCTCTGGACACCTTACTACCTGAGCCTGGGGCACACAGTGTTGGCCTCACGGGGGAGGACCGTAGAGGGGCATTATCTGGGCATCCTGCAGGTTGCTAAGGACTTGGCCAAGTTCTTGGCCTTCTCGAGCAGCTCCGTGACGCCACTGCTCTACCGTTACATCAACAAAGCCTTCCCCAGCAAGCTCCGCCGGCTGGTGAAGAAGATGCACTGTGGGCACCGGCACTGTTCCCCTGACCCTGCAGGGATACAGCAGGTGATGGCGCAGGCGTAG